In Carya illinoinensis cultivar Pawnee chromosome 10, C.illinoinensisPawnee_v1, whole genome shotgun sequence, one DNA window encodes the following:
- the LOC122279904 gene encoding DExH-box ATP-dependent RNA helicase DExH16, mitochondrial-like yields the protein MAHCRQRLELDGPQITMFNDASSDFDVLVASDAIGMGLNLNISRIIFSTMKKFDGFEMRDHTVPEIKQIIIEEQYNCAYI from the exons ATGGCTCACTGCCGCCAGAGACTCGAACTAGACG GTCCACAGATAACAATGTTCAATGATGCAAGCAGTGACTTTGATGTTCTTGTGGCTAGTGATGCCATTGGGATGGGTCTCAATCTGAACATTTCCAGGATCATATTTTCAACTATGAAGAAGTTTGATGGTTTTGAAATGCGAGATCATACCGTACCTGAAATCAAGCAAATT ATCATTGAGGAGCAATATAATTGCGCTTACATATAA